One genomic region from Bacillus solimangrovi encodes:
- a CDS encoding TlpA disulfide reductase family protein has protein sequence MTRIIASIFIIGLVVYGVITSYLDSKEAEPFPAQAASDMVLTKGGVAPLFSLTNLQGEQVSLQELKGTKVILNFWATWCPPCKEEMPEMQKFYEENKDNDVIVLAVNATQTEIRASDVQDFVNEYELTFPILLDEEGIVNTDMYHVVTLPTTFFIDSNGIMQQQVLGSITYEQMKSITESLD, from the coding sequence GTGACGAGAATTATTGCTTCAATTTTTATTATCGGGTTAGTTGTGTATGGCGTAATAACATCTTACCTTGATTCTAAGGAAGCTGAGCCATTTCCAGCACAAGCCGCATCTGATATGGTTCTCACAAAGGGTGGAGTTGCACCATTATTTTCTCTTACTAACTTACAAGGGGAACAGGTTTCATTACAGGAGTTAAAGGGTACAAAGGTCATCTTGAACTTTTGGGCAACATGGTGTCCTCCATGTAAGGAAGAAATGCCAGAGATGCAGAAATTTTACGAGGAAAATAAGGACAATGATGTAATTGTGCTTGCGGTCAATGCAACTCAAACTGAAATAAGAGCTTCAGATGTTCAAGATTTTGTTAATGAGTATGAGTTAACGTTTCCAATCCTTTTGGATGAAGAAGGAATTGTCAATACTGATATGTATCACGTAGTGACATTACCAACTACTTTCTTTATTGATTCCAATGGCATAATGCAACAACAGGTATTAGGTTCAATAACTTATGAACAAATGAAATCGATTACCGAGAGTTTGGATTAA
- the acnA gene encoding aconitate hydratase AcnA, with amino-acid sequence MSNDIFNARQSFEVNGKTYNYYNLKALDNVSDTSRLPYSVRVLLESVLRQQDGRVITKEHVENLANWGTDKQKSIDVPFKPSRVILQDFTGVPAVVDLASLRKAMADMGGDPDKINPEIPVDLVIDHSVQVDKYGTDDSLEFNMNLEFERNQERYQFLNWAQKSFDNYRAVPPATGIVHQVNLEYLANVVQGVEGDNGFEAFPDSLVGTDSHTTMINGIGVLGWGVGGIEAEAGMLGQPSYFPVPEVIGVKFTGAIPKGATATDVALKVTQVLREKKVVGKFVEFFGPGLAEMPLADRATISNMAPEYGATCGFFPVDVEALNYMRLTGRSEEQVNLVEAYCRANNMFYIAGETPDPTYTDIVEINLDEIEPNLSGPKRPQDLIPLSKMQNKFHEAVTAPAGTQGLGLDKSEFDKEVTVTLKDGTETTMNTGSIAIAAITSCTNTSNPYVLVGAGLVAKKATEKGLQVPEFVKTSLAPGSKVVTGYLENSGLLPYLEQLGFNIVGYGCTTCIGNSGPLKEEIEKAVAENDLTVTSVLSGNRNFEGRIHPLVKANYLASPPLVVAYALAGTVDIDLNNDPIGKDNNGNDVFFNDIWPSQEEVQKVVEETVTPELFRKEYDDVFNSNSRWNEIDTTEEPLYTWNDDSTYIQNPPFFVGLSKDPEEIKPLSDLRVIGKFGDTVTTDHISPAGAIGKDTPAGQYLQANGVSPRDFNSYGSRRGNDRVMTRGTFANIRIRNQVAPGTEGGWTTYWPTEEVMYIYDAAMKYKESNTGLVVLAGKDYGMGSSRDWAAKGTNLLGIKTVIAESYERIHRSNLVLMGVLPLQFKEGDSHESLGLTGKEVIEVQIDENVKPRDLVTVRATDEAGNTKEFEVIARFDSEVELDYYRHGGILQMVLREKLSN; translated from the coding sequence ATGTCAAATGATATTTTTAATGCACGTCAATCATTTGAAGTAAACGGTAAAACGTACAATTATTACAATTTAAAAGCACTTGATAACGTATCGGACACATCTCGATTACCATATTCAGTTCGTGTTCTGCTTGAATCAGTTCTTCGACAGCAAGATGGTAGAGTTATTACGAAAGAACATGTCGAAAATTTGGCTAACTGGGGTACAGATAAGCAAAAATCTATCGATGTACCATTTAAGCCTTCTCGTGTAATTTTACAAGATTTCACAGGAGTTCCTGCAGTTGTTGACCTTGCTTCACTTCGTAAAGCAATGGCTGATATGGGTGGAGATCCAGACAAAATTAACCCTGAGATCCCTGTTGACCTTGTAATTGACCACTCAGTACAAGTAGACAAGTATGGAACGGACGATTCTCTTGAATTTAACATGAACTTAGAATTTGAGAGAAATCAAGAGCGTTATCAGTTCTTGAATTGGGCACAAAAATCATTTGATAATTATCGTGCTGTACCACCAGCAACAGGTATCGTTCACCAAGTAAACTTAGAGTATCTTGCTAACGTTGTACAAGGTGTTGAAGGTGACAATGGATTTGAAGCATTCCCTGATTCACTAGTAGGTACAGATTCACATACTACGATGATTAATGGTATCGGTGTACTTGGATGGGGTGTAGGTGGTATTGAAGCAGAAGCAGGTATGCTTGGTCAACCTTCATACTTCCCAGTACCAGAAGTAATTGGTGTGAAGTTCACTGGTGCAATTCCTAAAGGTGCTACAGCAACAGATGTAGCGTTGAAGGTAACACAAGTACTTCGTGAAAAGAAAGTAGTAGGTAAGTTTGTCGAATTCTTCGGTCCAGGTCTTGCTGAAATGCCACTTGCTGATCGTGCGACAATTTCTAACATGGCACCTGAGTATGGAGCAACATGTGGTTTCTTCCCTGTTGATGTAGAAGCACTTAACTACATGCGTTTAACTGGTCGTTCAGAAGAACAAGTAAACTTAGTTGAAGCATACTGTCGTGCAAATAATATGTTCTATATTGCTGGTGAAACACCAGATCCAACATATACAGACATCGTAGAAATTAACTTAGACGAAATCGAGCCAAACTTATCAGGACCGAAACGTCCACAAGATTTGATTCCATTATCTAAAATGCAGAATAAGTTCCATGAAGCAGTAACAGCTCCAGCTGGTACTCAAGGACTTGGTTTAGATAAAAGTGAGTTCGATAAAGAAGTAACTGTTACATTGAAAGATGGAACGGAAACAACTATGAACACTGGTTCGATTGCAATTGCTGCTATTACGAGCTGTACAAATACTTCTAATCCATACGTATTAGTAGGTGCGGGTCTTGTAGCGAAGAAAGCAACTGAAAAAGGACTTCAAGTTCCAGAGTTTGTAAAAACCTCTCTAGCACCTGGTTCAAAGGTTGTAACAGGTTATCTTGAAAATTCAGGTCTGTTACCATATCTTGAACAGCTTGGCTTTAACATTGTTGGTTATGGCTGTACAACTTGTATTGGTAACTCTGGTCCTTTGAAAGAAGAAATTGAAAAAGCAGTTGCTGAAAACGATCTTACTGTCACTTCTGTTCTTTCAGGTAACCGTAACTTTGAGGGTCGCATCCATCCGCTTGTAAAAGCAAACTATTTGGCATCTCCGCCGTTAGTTGTTGCATATGCACTTGCTGGTACAGTGGATATTGATCTAAATAACGATCCAATTGGTAAAGATAACAATGGAAATGACGTATTCTTTAATGACATTTGGCCTTCTCAAGAGGAAGTTCAGAAAGTTGTTGAGGAAACAGTTACGCCTGAATTGTTCCGTAAAGAATATGATGACGTATTTAACAGCAATTCACGTTGGAATGAGATTGATACAACGGAAGAGCCATTATATACATGGAATGATGATTCAACTTATATTCAAAACCCACCATTCTTTGTAGGTCTTTCAAAAGACCCTGAAGAAATTAAACCTCTTAGCGATTTACGCGTAATTGGTAAATTTGGTGACACTGTAACAACAGATCATATTTCACCAGCAGGTGCGATTGGTAAGGATACACCAGCAGGTCAATATCTACAAGCGAATGGAGTAAGTCCTCGTGACTTTAACTCTTACGGTTCACGTCGTGGTAATGACCGTGTAATGACACGTGGAACGTTCGCGAATATTCGTATTCGTAACCAAGTAGCTCCAGGAACTGAAGGTGGTTGGACAACTTATTGGCCAACTGAAGAAGTAATGTACATTTATGATGCTGCAATGAAATATAAAGAATCAAATACAGGTCTAGTTGTTCTTGCAGGAAAAGACTATGGTATGGGTTCATCACGTGACTGGGCAGCAAAAGGTACGAACCTTCTTGGAATTAAAACAGTTATCGCAGAAAGCTATGAGCGTATTCACCGCAGTAACTTAGTTCTAATGGGTGTACTTCCACTACAATTTAAAGAGGGAGATAGCCATGAATCACTAGGCTTAACAGGTAAAGAAGTCATCGAAGTTCAAATTGATGAAAATGTTAAACCACGTGACCTTGTAACAGTTCGTGCGACTGATGAAGCTGGCAATACGAAAGAATTTGAAGTTATTGCTCGATTTGATAGTGAAGTTGAGCTTGATTACTACCGTCATGGTGGTATCTTACAAATGGTTCTTCGTGAAAAATTATCAAATTAA
- the sspO gene encoding small acid-soluble spore protein O, with protein MAKRKANHIRPGMNASKAQGQGAGYNEEFANEPLTAEQKQNNKKRKKNQ; from the coding sequence ATGGCAAAACGTAAAGCCAATCATATTCGTCCTGGGATGAATGCATCAAAAGCACAAGGCCAAGGCGCAGGATATAATGAAGAGTTTGCTAATGAACCATTAACTGCTGAACAAAAACAAAACAATAAAAAACGTAAAAAAAATCAATGA
- a CDS encoding small acid-soluble spore protein P: MERNTGKDIRKNAHNGETSGQPEPLSGSKKVKNQNHSRQKKHSSHDL, from the coding sequence ATGGAACGAAATACTGGAAAAGACATTCGCAAAAACGCACATAACGGTGAAACATCAGGTCAGCCTGAACCATTAAGTGGTTCGAAAAAGGTGAAAAACCAGAACCATTCACGACAAAAGAAACATTCAAGTCATGATTTATAA